From Dehalococcoidia bacterium, one genomic window encodes:
- a CDS encoding GNAT family N-acetyltransferase: MINEKIKFRNAVLNDSKELSKLESNIFPIDKVNTNFYSEIRKENKKIFICTYENLIRRKKNIFSIFSKVEKKDKEQFISQEIIIGYVKIWKVLQESHIEQIGVIEKFRGQGIGEKLLLLSLRHCSENGIKKMLLECRKSNTSAINLYKKYLFTVVSIRKNYYPMENKREDAVCFESTDISSRDYYNKYLDTK, translated from the coding sequence ATGATTAATGAAAAAATAAAATTTAGAAACGCAGTTCTCAATGATTCTAAAGAATTATCAAAATTAGAGTCTAATATATTTCCAATAGATAAAGTTAATACTAATTTTTACAGTGAAATACGTAAAGAAAATAAAAAAATTTTTATTTGCACATATGAAAATTTGATTCGCAGGAAAAAAAATATATTTTCTATTTTTAGTAAAGTTGAAAAAAAAGATAAAGAACAATTTATTTCTCAAGAAATAATAATTGGATATGTGAAAATATGGAAAGTTTTACAAGAATCCCATATTGAACAAATTGGAGTTATAGAAAAATTCAGAGGACAAGGAATTGGAGAGAAATTACTATTATTATCATTAAGGCATTGTTCTGAAAATGGTATAAAAAAAATGCTTTTAGAGTGTAGAAAATCAAATACAAGTGCAATAAATTTGTATAAAAAATACTTATTTACTGTGGTCTCAATCAGAAAAAATTACTATCCGATGGAAAACAAAAGAGAGGATGCTGTTTGTTTTGAAAGTACAGATATTTCTTCAAGAGATTATTATAATAAATACTTAGATACTAAATAA